In one window of Eggerthella guodeyinii DNA:
- a CDS encoding MptD family putative ECF transporter S component, which yields MKTTSSGAALGSSPASAGGRLNGKDFINIGIFTAIYFVIVFAVACLGFIPIFMVLICGIIPLVAGIPYMLYLTRVKKFGMITIMGLLVGIIMFVTGMGYFSIVTGLVCGLIADLIVRAGGYANAKMSVLSHGVFSCWMIGNFLPMLLTADSYYATMRGQFGDAYVNELMGYLQPWAYPAMLIACFVTGIVGGLIGLKVLGKHFKRAGIA from the coding sequence ATGAAGACGACCTCGTCCGGGGCCGCGCTGGGCTCCTCGCCCGCCTCCGCAGGCGGAAGGCTGAACGGCAAGGACTTCATCAACATCGGCATATTCACCGCCATCTACTTCGTCATCGTGTTCGCGGTGGCGTGCCTGGGCTTCATTCCCATCTTTATGGTGCTCATCTGCGGCATCATCCCACTCGTAGCGGGCATCCCCTACATGCTGTACCTCACCCGCGTGAAGAAGTTCGGCATGATCACCATCATGGGGCTGCTCGTGGGCATCATCATGTTCGTCACGGGCATGGGCTACTTCAGCATCGTCACCGGCTTGGTATGCGGCCTGATCGCCGACCTCATCGTGCGCGCTGGGGGCTACGCCAACGCGAAGATGAGCGTGTTGTCGCACGGCGTGTTCAGCTGCTGGATGATCGGCAACTTCCTGCCCATGCTGCTCACGGCCGACAGCTACTACGCCACCATGCGCGGGCAGTTCGGCGACGCCTACGTCAACGAGCTCATGGGCTACCTGCAGCCGTGGGCATACCCGGCCATGTTGATCGCGTGCTTCGTCACCGGCATCGTCGGCGGGCTCATCGGCCTCAAGGTGCTGGGGAAGCACTTCAAGCGCGCGGGCATCGCGTAG
- a CDS encoding energy-coupling factor transporter transmembrane component T encodes MAVELLQTGAVERTVRLDPRTKLVLLVSVSTALLVGGSGPVMDAARVLMLLAPFALLAVSGRIGAAAGLLVAYAASWSLTALAVPLVEGPLNFAIVASCMIASRFLPTIATAYFVFATTTVSEFMAAAERVHAPQWLVIPLSVLFRFFPTLGEEARAVGSAMRMRNLRLGKAGPVSLVEYRLVPLISCAVQIGEDLSAASLTRGLGAPVKRTNICDIGFGAADVVVWAACAVSVGLLVASSLGWIGA; translated from the coding sequence ATGGCCGTGGAACTGCTGCAGACCGGGGCCGTGGAGCGCACCGTGCGCCTGGATCCTCGCACCAAGCTCGTGCTGCTCGTTTCAGTGTCGACCGCGCTGTTGGTAGGCGGGAGCGGCCCGGTCATGGATGCGGCGCGCGTGCTCATGCTGCTGGCTCCCTTCGCGCTGCTGGCCGTGTCGGGCCGCATCGGCGCGGCGGCGGGGCTGTTGGTCGCCTACGCGGCATCGTGGAGCCTCACCGCGCTCGCGGTGCCCCTGGTCGAAGGGCCATTGAACTTCGCTATCGTGGCCTCGTGCATGATCGCCTCGCGCTTTCTGCCCACCATCGCCACGGCGTACTTCGTGTTCGCCACCACCACGGTGTCGGAGTTCATGGCCGCAGCCGAGCGCGTACATGCGCCGCAATGGCTGGTCATCCCGCTGTCGGTGCTGTTCCGCTTCTTCCCCACCCTCGGCGAGGAGGCGCGCGCCGTGGGCTCCGCCATGCGCATGCGCAACCTGAGGCTGGGCAAGGCCGGTCCGGTATCGCTCGTGGAATACCGCCTGGTGCCGCTCATCTCGTGCGCCGTGCAGATAGGCGAGGACCTGTCGGCCGCGTCGCTGACGCGCGGGCTGGGCGCGCCCGTCAAGCGGACGAACATCTGCGACATCGGCTTCGGCGCGGCGGACGTCGTCGTGTGGGCGGCGTGCGCCGTGTCGGTAGGGCTGCTCGTGGCGAGCAGCCTCGGTTGGATAGGGGCTTGA
- a CDS encoding ABC transporter ATP-binding protein, whose translation MDVEGNRSAGSTSEPTLVMEDVSFSYANGREGAGVRRVDLQAASGEVVLLCGPSGCGKTTLTRLANGLAPHYYEGRVEGRVRVGGLDVADAPLHATARLVGSVFQNPKSQFFNVDVRGELAFGCENQGMERAEIERRIDAASTAFELEPLMGRSLFDLSGGQKQRIACASATAAGPRLVVLDEPSSNLDFPSMAHLRAAVERWKREGCAVLVAEHRLHYLADLVDRAYYLRDGAVARQWSGTELRSLDDRELEELGLRTLRLSAAFVQPPAAAEPAEPAGTFALDGFSFSYRRGVRSRCALDIPHAQLPRRAVVAVIGANGAGKSTFANALCGLNRCKGTLTVDGRARSRRARAGSCFQVMQDANHQLFAESVLDEVLLSMAKPDEEAAHRLLAALDLDERAADHPLSLSGGQKQRACIASALASEREVIVYDEPTSGLDLHHMRQVARLIHDVRRRGAAQLVITHDPEFIMACCSWVVRLEDGGIMESYPLDAAGTRRLSGFFMHEGALDEKP comes from the coding sequence ATGGACGTCGAGGGAAACCGAAGCGCGGGCTCGACCAGCGAGCCCACACTCGTCATGGAAGACGTTTCGTTCTCCTACGCGAACGGGCGGGAGGGTGCCGGCGTGCGCCGCGTCGACCTGCAAGCGGCGTCCGGCGAGGTGGTGCTGCTGTGCGGCCCGTCGGGCTGCGGCAAGACCACGCTCACCCGCCTGGCCAACGGCCTCGCGCCCCACTACTACGAGGGCCGCGTGGAAGGACGAGTGCGCGTGGGCGGGCTGGACGTGGCCGACGCGCCGCTGCACGCCACGGCGCGCCTCGTAGGCTCGGTGTTCCAGAACCCGAAGTCCCAGTTCTTCAACGTCGACGTGCGCGGCGAGCTGGCCTTCGGCTGCGAGAACCAGGGCATGGAGCGCGCCGAGATCGAACGGCGCATCGACGCCGCATCCACGGCGTTCGAGCTGGAGCCGCTCATGGGGCGGAGCCTTTTCGACCTGTCCGGCGGGCAGAAGCAGCGCATCGCCTGCGCCAGCGCCACCGCCGCCGGGCCGCGGCTGGTGGTGCTGGACGAGCCGTCTTCGAACCTGGATTTCCCCTCGATGGCGCACCTGCGCGCCGCCGTCGAGCGCTGGAAGCGCGAGGGCTGCGCGGTGCTGGTGGCGGAGCACCGGCTGCACTACCTGGCCGACCTCGTCGACCGGGCCTACTACCTGCGCGACGGGGCGGTCGCGCGCCAGTGGAGCGGAACCGAGCTGCGCTCGCTCGACGACCGGGAGCTGGAAGAGCTCGGGCTGCGAACGCTGCGGCTCTCCGCGGCGTTCGTGCAGCCCCCGGCAGCGGCCGAGCCCGCAGAGCCTGCCGGCACGTTCGCGCTCGACGGCTTCTCTTTCTCCTACCGCCGCGGCGTGCGCTCGCGCTGCGCGCTCGACATCCCGCACGCGCAGCTGCCGCGACGCGCCGTCGTGGCCGTGATCGGCGCGAACGGCGCCGGCAAGTCCACGTTCGCCAACGCGCTGTGCGGCCTCAACCGCTGCAAGGGAACCCTCACCGTCGACGGACGCGCCCGCTCGCGCCGTGCGCGCGCAGGCAGCTGCTTCCAGGTGATGCAGGACGCGAACCATCAGCTATTCGCCGAGAGCGTGCTGGACGAGGTGCTGCTGAGCATGGCGAAGCCCGACGAGGAAGCGGCGCATCGCCTGTTGGCCGCGCTCGACCTCGACGAGCGCGCGGCCGACCACCCGCTCTCGCTGTCGGGAGGGCAGAAGCAGCGGGCGTGCATCGCGTCCGCCCTGGCCAGCGAACGCGAGGTGATCGTATACGACGAGCCCACGAGCGGGCTCGACCTCCACCACATGAGGCAGGTCGCCCGGCTGATCCACGACGTGCGGCGTCGCGGGGCGGCGCAGCTCGTGATCACCCACGATCCCGAGTTCATCATGGCCTGCTGTTCGTGGGTGGTGCGCCTCGAGGACGGGGGTATCATGGAATCCTATCCGCTCGACGCGGCGGGAACGCGTCGGCTGAGCGGGTTCTTCATGCACGAAGGAGCTTTGGATGAAAAGCCTTGA